One Helicobacter ganmani genomic region harbors:
- a CDS encoding CTP synthase: MSKFETKYIFVTGGVLSSLGKGITSSSIATLLKNSGFEVGILKIDPYINVDPGTMSPLEHGEVFVTQDGAETDLDIGHYERFLNMNFSSKNNFTTGQVYLSVIDRERKGGYLGKTIQVIPHIVDEIKHRIRLAGEGKEILVVELGGTVGDIEGLPFLEAMREMKHEYGIERVISLHVTLIPLIRAAGELKTKPTQHSVQELRRIGITPQIIIARTEKEIPKELKNKLSMSCDVDYDCVIMAQDAKSIYQMPLNFLKEGMLVPIARFLKLPEFKPDMKEWDLLVKQILAPQNEVTIAFVGKYLTLKESYKSLTEALIHAGANLDTKVNIQWIDSEELEKSEEALNSLKYVNGILVPGGFGERGIVGKMKAIEFARIHQIPFLGICLGMQLAILEFCRNVLGISDADSMEFNPNTKEPAIYLIENFIDQQGREQIRTHTSPMGGTMRLGEYECHTKEGSKLQAAYGGQKIVKERHRHRYEANPNYRSKLESQGMIVSGESKGLIEAIELKEHTWFVAVQFHPEFTSRLQAPNLVILEFIKQSLKYALKDPL; encoded by the coding sequence ATGTCCAAATTTGAAACAAAATATATCTTTGTAACCGGTGGCGTCTTAAGTTCGTTAGGCAAAGGAATCACATCGTCTTCCATTGCAACTTTGCTTAAAAATTCTGGTTTTGAAGTTGGAATCTTAAAGATTGACCCTTATATCAATGTAGATCCCGGAACAATGAGTCCGCTAGAACACGGAGAGGTTTTTGTAACCCAAGATGGTGCGGAAACAGATTTGGACATCGGACATTATGAAAGATTCTTGAATATGAATTTTTCTTCTAAAAACAATTTTACAACAGGGCAAGTTTATTTAAGCGTGATTGATAGAGAGCGCAAGGGTGGATATTTGGGAAAAACGATTCAAGTGATTCCTCATATTGTAGATGAGATTAAACATAGAATCCGATTAGCGGGTGAGGGAAAAGAGATTCTCGTTGTTGAGTTAGGTGGCACCGTTGGGGATATTGAAGGCTTACCTTTCTTAGAAGCAATGCGTGAAATGAAGCACGAATATGGAATCGAACGCGTGATTAGTTTGCATGTAACTTTGATTCCATTAATTCGTGCGGCAGGTGAGTTAAAGACAAAGCCGACACAGCATAGCGTGCAAGAGTTGCGCAGAATCGGAATCACGCCACAAATTATTATTGCACGCACAGAAAAGGAGATTCCAAAAGAATTAAAAAATAAGCTTTCTATGAGTTGTGATGTAGATTATGATTGCGTGATTATGGCACAAGATGCTAAAAGCATTTATCAAATGCCACTGAATTTTCTCAAAGAGGGAATGCTAGTGCCTATTGCTAGATTTTTAAAGTTGCCTGAATTTAAGCCTGATATGAAAGAATGGGATTTGCTTGTTAAGCAAATTTTAGCACCACAAAATGAAGTAACTATCGCATTTGTAGGGAAATATTTAACTTTGAAAGAATCCTACAAATCACTCACGGAGGCGTTAATTCACGCGGGAGCGAATCTAGATACAAAAGTGAATATTCAATGGATTGATAGTGAGGAGCTAGAGAAAAGCGAGGAGGCTCTTAATAGTCTTAAATATGTGAATGGAATCCTTGTGCCCGGTGGTTTTGGTGAAAGAGGGATTGTCGGAAAGATGAAAGCCATAGAGTTTGCGCGAATCCATCAGATTCCATTTCTTGGGATTTGCTTGGGAATGCAATTGGCGATTTTGGAGTTTTGTCGCAATGTGCTTGGGATTAGCGATGCGGATTCTATGGAATTTAACCCAAATACAAAAGAGCCTGCAATCTATTTGATTGAGAACTTCATTGACCAGCAAGGCAGGGAGCAGATTCGCACACATACTTCGCCTATGGGAGGCACAATGCGCTTGGGAGAATACGAATGTCATACAAAAGAGGGCAGTAAATTGCAAGCTGCTTATGGAGGACAAAAGATAGTCAAAGAGCGACACAGACATCGTTATGAGGCAAATCCCAATTATCGCTCTAAGCTAGAATCGCAAGGTATGATTGTAAGCGGCGAGAGCAAAGGCTTAATTGAAGCAATTGAGCTAAAAGAACATACTTGGTTTGTTGCGGTGCAATTCCACCCAGAATTTACTTCCCGCTTGCAAGCACCCAATTTGGTAATTTTAGAATTTATTAAACAATCCTTAAAATACGCTCTTAAAGATCCTCTTTGA
- a CDS encoding winged helix-turn-helix transcriptional regulator, producing the protein MQNTCPTQLSHDLCLKDSPFAYTLSLIAGKYKMSILYCLFRFEVVRYNEMKRYLQGVSFKTLTNALKELERDKLIERKEYPQIPPKVEYRLSARGETLIPILDSMCEWGKKNREIRST; encoded by the coding sequence ATGCAAAACACTTGTCCTACACAACTTTCACACGATTTATGCTTAAAAGATTCACCCTTTGCCTATACTCTTTCACTGATTGCGGGGAAATATAAAATGAGTATTCTGTATTGTCTTTTTCGTTTTGAGGTTGTGCGATATAATGAGATGAAACGTTATTTGCAGGGAGTTTCGTTTAAAACATTAACCAATGCGCTTAAAGAGCTTGAACGAGATAAATTAATAGAACGCAAAGAATATCCACAGATTCCACCAAAGGTAGAGTATCGCCTCTCTGCAAGAGGGGAGACATTGATTCCTATTTTGGATTCTATGTGTGAATGGGGCAAGAAAAATAGAGAAATTCGTTCAACTTAA
- a CDS encoding NAD(P)H-dependent oxidoreductase, which yields MQTILLLNGGKAFCESGGKLSAALQEVAKETLESLGLNVIETHIDKGYDETQEAQKILSSDVLIWQFPGWWMGEPWIVKEYIDKVFMAGAKTGQFLIGDGRHRDNPNKNYGTGGLLKRKKYLFSTTWNAPLNAFEDKNEFFGGIGIDGVNLHLHKAHEFVGMSALPSFTCYDVVKNPKAEQYIADYRAHLRKVLG from the coding sequence ATGCAAACGATTCTGCTACTGAATGGCGGTAAGGCTTTTTGTGAATCCGGCGGCAAACTTAGCGCGGCTTTGCAAGAAGTGGCAAAAGAGACTTTAGAATCTTTAGGCTTGAATGTGATAGAAACACACATTGATAAAGGTTACGATGAAACCCAAGAAGCTCAAAAGATTCTAAGCTCTGATGTTTTAATTTGGCAATTTCCGGGCTGGTGGATGGGCGAACCTTGGATTGTTAAAGAATACATTGACAAAGTCTTTATGGCAGGAGCTAAGACAGGTCAATTTTTAATAGGAGATGGACGCCACAGAGACAATCCAAACAAAAACTATGGCACAGGCGGCTTACTAAAAAGAAAAAAATATCTGTTTAGCACGACTTGGAATGCTCCGCTCAACGCATTTGAAGATAAAAACGAATTTTTTGGAGGAATCGGCATAGACGGAGTAAATTTGCATTTACATAAAGCACACGAATTTGTAGGAATGTCTGCATTACCTAGCTTTACTTGCTATGATGTAGTAAAGAATCCTAAAGCAGAACAATATATTGCAGATTATAGGGCACATTTGCGCAAAGTCTTGGGATAA
- a CDS encoding nuclear transport factor 2 family protein, with translation MTKISEYEAIIQVIQTYLEGSNQGKSEIVKQAFAKDAIMQGTNKDGSLVSGSIENLYKVLDESGEAKDTKSRIDVLYVDESIASVRVIIENWHGLNFTDLHQLFKSNGKWKIVAKAYHTY, from the coding sequence ATGACAAAAATTAGTGAATACGAAGCGATTATCCAAGTGATACAAACCTACCTAGAAGGCTCAAATCAAGGCAAAAGTGAAATTGTTAAACAAGCCTTTGCCAAAGATGCCATTATGCAAGGCACAAACAAAGATGGTAGCCTAGTGAGTGGAAGTATAGAGAATCTCTACAAAGTGCTTGATGAAAGTGGAGAGGCAAAAGACACAAAATCTCGCATTGATGTGCTTTATGTTGATGAGAGTATCGCGAGTGTTCGGGTGATAATAGAAAATTGGCATGGATTAAACTTCACAGATTTACACCAGCTTTTTAAGAGCAATGGCAAATGGAAAATCGTCGCAAAGGCGTATCATACATATTAG
- a CDS encoding ClbS/DfsB family four-helix bundle protein gives MHQSQANFEQLFVLIDSMSNEMQLALFDYNERDSSHYNWAIKLMKKYLKQRDLFEVN, from the coding sequence TTGCACCAAAGCCAAGCAAACTTTGAACAACTCTTTGTGTTGATTGATTCTATGTCTAACGAAATGCAACTTGCATTGTTTGATTATAATGAGCGTGATTCTAGCCATTATAATTGGGCAATAAAGCTGATGAAGAAATATTTAAAACAAAGAGATTTGTTTGAAGTCAATTGA
- a CDS encoding CfrBI family restriction endonuclease: MRFDSIVISKTIEKLLKGEDYREEVINAINLEFLDFTLDFFRQILEAKLNDESINLDWYKAYFINNVNIEPSEAAIFAGMNKKTIANIYGSATKEIVLNVANANIDYLESLLDSLGDSCENIGINLKISYKEISVELNLNESLLVINALATKKIALRGGAWSSIGKRVEKPLMLVLCQKCGVKKDFINSEVFKKNGELDFDREVDFKLYNFNKSKEYRIEVKLMGKGNPESADAVIARDTDIFIADTLSIQNKNQLKSLGIEYLELKNNQNCIGDFRVILEKLGIPHKQVPDTIG, encoded by the coding sequence ATGAGATTTGATAGCATTGTTATCAGTAAAACCATAGAAAAACTCTTAAAAGGGGAGGATTATAGAGAGGAAGTTATCAATGCAATTAATTTAGAGTTTTTAGATTTTACTTTAGATTTTTTCAGGCAAATTTTAGAAGCAAAATTAAACGATGAGAGCATTAATTTGGATTGGTATAAAGCGTATTTTATTAATAATGTTAATATTGAGCCAAGTGAAGCAGCAATTTTTGCGGGTATGAATAAAAAGACTATTGCGAATATTTATGGGAGTGCAACAAAAGAAATTGTATTAAATGTAGCCAATGCTAATATTGATTATTTAGAATCGTTGCTAGATTCTTTAGGAGATAGTTGTGAAAATATTGGAATTAATTTAAAGATTTCTTATAAGGAAATTTCGGTAGAACTAAACTTAAATGAGAGTTTATTGGTTATCAATGCGTTAGCAACAAAGAAAATTGCTTTAAGAGGTGGAGCTTGGAGCAGTATAGGTAAAAGGGTTGAGAAGCCTTTAATGTTAGTATTATGCCAAAAATGTGGAGTTAAAAAGGATTTTATCAATAGTGAAGTTTTTAAGAAAAACGGAGAACTTGATTTTGATAGAGAGGTGGATTTTAAGCTCTATAATTTTAATAAGAGTAAAGAATATAGAATTGAAGTGAAACTAATGGGAAAAGGTAATCCAGAATCTGCTGATGCTGTAATTGCGAGGGATACTGATATTTTCATAGCAGATACATTAAGTATCCAAAATAAAAACCAATTGAAGTCTTTAGGAATTGAATATTTGGAACTCAAAAATAATCAAAATTGTATAGGGGACTTTAGGGTGATTTTAGAAAAATTAGGGATTCCACATAAGCAAGTACCCGACACAATTGGGTAA
- a CDS encoding DNA-methyltransferase codes for MTQTLFTIPTIESIKRLGLEKSDSNFAILLDMFMQEELSIDIKREIVSSIGRQKNNDKIYEFLKQESFKKHYMEVIYQMFRTCLYKSKEDTRFADLRDKILRHYNNEVMQKMLEYYLFRQQKKTILKHTRQIIKPSLLMGDNRTTLNKIQEQQIQLIFTSPPYYNARLYSDYKSYQDYLDSMLETLKQCYRILEDGRFILINVSPVITKRVGREFESIRYPIHFDFHKILCESGFYFIDEIIWIKPEYSVPNRIAGYLQTKKPLSYKPNCITESIMIYRKNSPFLLDKNIKDYDKKLKNDDEIDSTNCWYIAPKFDKNHPAVFPEELCQKVLKYYSFEGDVVCDPFAGSGTFGKVANTMGRIPLLCEQNLDYVEKLRQKGFDEI; via the coding sequence ATGACACAAACACTTTTTACTATTCCCACCATAGAGTCTATTAAAAGATTGGGGCTTGAAAAATCAGATTCTAACTTTGCTATTCTTTTGGATATGTTTATGCAAGAGGAATTAAGTATTGATATTAAAAGGGAGATAGTCTCCTCTATCGGTCGGCAAAAAAATAATGATAAAATTTATGAATTTTTAAAACAAGAATCCTTTAAAAAGCATTATATGGAAGTGATTTATCAAATGTTCCGCACGTGCCTTTACAAATCAAAAGAAGACACGAGATTTGCAGATTTAAGAGATAAAATCTTAAGGCATTATAACAATGAAGTAATGCAAAAAATGCTTGAGTATTATCTTTTTAGGCAACAAAAAAAGACAATTTTAAAACACACAAGGCAAATTATTAAGCCATCTCTGCTTATGGGAGACAATCGCACTACACTCAATAAAATACAAGAACAACAAATCCAACTCATTTTTACCTCGCCACCGTATTATAATGCAAGATTGTATAGCGATTATAAGAGCTATCAAGATTATTTAGATTCTATGCTAGAAACCTTAAAGCAGTGTTATCGCATTTTAGAAGATGGTAGATTTATTTTAATCAATGTATCCCCTGTGATTACCAAAAGAGTTGGTCGTGAGTTTGAGAGTATTCGCTATCCGATACATTTTGATTTCCATAAAATCCTATGTGAAAGTGGATTTTATTTTATAGATGAAATTATTTGGATAAAACCTGAATATTCTGTGCCAAATCGAATAGCAGGATATTTGCAGACAAAGAAGCCTCTAAGCTATAAACCAAATTGTATTACGGAGAGCATTATGATATATCGCAAAAATTCTCCTTTTTTACTAGATAAAAACATTAAAGATTATGATAAAAAGTTAAAAAATGATGATGAAATAGATTCAACAAATTGTTGGTATATTGCACCAAAATTTGATAAAAATCACCCTGCGGTTTTTCCCGAAGAGCTTTGCCAAAAAGTATTGAAATATTATTCTTTTGAGGGCGATGTAGTATGCGACCCCTTTGCAGGCAGTGGAACATTTGGAAAGGTTGCAAACACAATGGGTAGGATTCCGCTTTTATGCGAACAAAATTTAGATTACGTAGAAAAATTAAGACAAAAGGGATTTGATGAGATTTGA
- the guaA gene encoding glutamine-hydrolyzing GMP synthase, with protein sequence MNINNVQILVLDFGSQYTQLIARRLREYGVYTEIVPYFEKLDSIKSKNPKGIILSGGPASVYEKDAYKPDSAIFTLGIPILGICYGMQLIAQHFGGRVIKADAQEFGKAVLEIMESSQDSKDSSCFAFQGASQGIQAPMTLSFDIFSHRKFPQMLTALLDLWEDSVQASHIFLTKQHIAEIRLEVKAALQSSQNIITATDKKDFLGFVGVEKNKIEMLFVASSAFRKGIGKALLKEALERYLKDYPCILVDCNEQNTQGLAFYKSLGFEKVGMSEKDSAGRDFPIVHLKVSKAILKKALERETSDSVANAFVCESERVFLRPYTQADFAALHKTVSDKETMYAWGQGFSKKQSQEWLDKQLAHYQQYGFGIWAIIEKQSGAIIGNAGLNHTEISLKGKTQKIVEIGYLLHRNFWGKGYGSEVARMCVKYGFETLGLEEVYCLIKEDNKASIKVAKMLEMELIGKHIKNYKGKELPHCVFRLEKKVWQELGNSATQGFKSCSLFKGVKQDSIVWMSHADKVESIPQGFRELAKSGNTHYCAIADSKRKIYALQFHPEVVHSECGGQMLQNFAVGICGANTCWNMRHFAQNEIEKLRRIVYGGKAHCENPMSFMQIQEAFKHIGKAQTIQRLVEIWEEGARATHKDLSENEIAGMREEIREAILKSKNLLIAQKNEEWLGFIEIEKNEIAMLFVAPKAFRKGVGKALLKEAFMRYLGAFEVIKVNSLEWALGFYQALGFAKTGKKPIPAGSAGAFSPELIPLSIARESLQKSLGLEGASERVRCAWATDKDEAARKLYEDYHDNEWGVPLHEDKKLFEFLLLEGFQAGLSWITILKKREHFRAVFDDFDYHKIITYDESKIESLMHNEGIIRNRAKIESAISNAKAFLAVQREFGSFDKYIWGFVNHKPIINTFESIADLPATTPLSDTISKDLKKRGFKFVGSTIVYAFMQAVGIVNDHLTSCFKRNSSLGMQCDKVLDFSQGMDTKSANLTKNPKNLHSYTACSGKATNPHLQNTRIVDSQHTESSDTKGQSHLESGADSGSAVSLRDFKSCEGATRGSYLEGNDRSGVANSLKITKETTSKVLCAVSGGVDSSVVAALLYRAIGENLIPVFVDTGLLRKGEREAVEKMFRENLKVPLITADASELFLSRLKGVIDPEIKRKIIGETFIEVFEKEAKKHNTKGEIKFLAQGTLYPDVIESVSVKGPSKTIKSHHNVGGLPEWMKFELIEPLRELFKDEVRALGRELGMPESMLMRHPFPGPGLAIRIMGEVNKADLDLLREADSIFIDELHKQGYYDKVWQAFCVLLNVRSVGVMGDNRTYDNTICVRAVEAIDGMTATFAHLPHDFLEGVSNRIINEVEGINRVVYDITSKPPGTIEWE encoded by the coding sequence ATGAATATAAATAATGTCCAAATTTTAGTGCTAGATTTTGGCTCTCAATACACACAGCTTATCGCAAGGCGACTGCGTGAATATGGCGTTTATACCGAGATTGTCCCTTACTTTGAAAAGCTAGATTCTATTAAGAGCAAAAATCCTAAAGGCATTATCCTAAGTGGAGGACCTGCAAGCGTGTATGAAAAAGACGCTTATAAGCCTGATAGTGCGATTTTCACGCTTGGGATTCCCATTCTTGGCATCTGCTATGGTATGCAGCTCATTGCCCAACATTTTGGCGGACGCGTCATCAAGGCGGACGCGCAAGAATTTGGCAAGGCGGTGCTAGAGATTATGGAATCTTCTCAAGATTCTAAAGATTCATCTTGTTTCGCATTTCAAGGTGCTTCTCAAGGCATACAAGCACCGATGACGCTCTCTTTTGATATTTTTTCTCATCGCAAGTTTCCTCAAATGCTCACAGCCCTGCTTGATTTATGGGAAGATTCTGTGCAAGCAAGCCATATTTTTTTAACTAAGCAACACATTGCAGAGATTAGACTAGAAGTCAAAGCGGCATTGCAAAGCTCCCAAAACATCATCACTGCGACAGATAAAAAGGACTTTTTGGGCTTTGTTGGTGTGGAAAAGAATAAGATTGAAATGCTTTTTGTCGCATCAAGTGCTTTTAGAAAAGGTATAGGCAAAGCACTACTCAAAGAAGCATTAGAGCGATATTTGAAAGACTATCCTTGCATTTTAGTAGATTGCAATGAGCAAAATACGCAAGGTTTGGCATTTTATAAGTCTTTGGGCTTTGAAAAAGTAGGAATGAGCGAAAAAGATTCCGCAGGGAGAGACTTCCCCATCGTGCATTTAAAGGTGAGCAAAGCGATATTAAAAAAAGCACTTGAAAGAGAAACTAGCGATTCTGTGGCAAATGCTTTTGTGTGCGAGAGTGAGCGCGTCTTTTTGCGCCCTTACACGCAGGCAGATTTTGCGGCATTGCATAAAACTGTGAGCGATAAGGAAACAATGTATGCGTGGGGGCAGGGCTTTAGCAAAAAGCAGAGCCAAGAATGGCTGGATAAGCAATTAGCGCATTATCAACAATATGGCTTTGGAATCTGGGCGATTATAGAGAAGCAAAGCGGCGCAATTATCGGCAATGCGGGGCTAAATCATACGGAGATAAGTCTAAAGGGAAAAACTCAAAAAATTGTAGAAATCGGCTATCTTTTGCACCGCAATTTTTGGGGCAAAGGCTATGGAAGCGAAGTGGCTAGAATGTGTGTAAAATATGGGTTTGAAACTCTAGGATTAGAGGAAGTGTATTGCCTCATCAAAGAGGATAATAAAGCTTCAATCAAGGTAGCAAAAATGCTTGAAATGGAGCTTATAGGGAAACACATCAAAAACTATAAGGGCAAGGAATTACCCCATTGTGTCTTTAGGCTTGAAAAAAAAGTATGGCAAGAATTAGGAAATAGCGCCACGCAAGGTTTTAAATCTTGCTCACTTTTTAAAGGCGTGAAGCAAGATTCTATCGTGTGGATGAGCCACGCGGACAAGGTAGAATCTATCCCGCAAGGATTTAGAGAGCTTGCAAAGTCTGGAAATACGCATTATTGCGCGATTGCGGATTCTAAACGCAAGATTTATGCCCTGCAGTTTCACCCTGAAGTTGTGCATAGTGAATGTGGTGGGCAAATGTTGCAAAACTTTGCAGTAGGGATTTGCGGTGCAAATACTTGCTGGAATATGCGTCATTTCGCGCAAAATGAGATTGAAAAATTGCGCCGTATCGTCTATGGAGGCAAGGCACATTGTGAAAATCCTATGAGTTTTATGCAGATTCAAGAAGCCTTTAAGCACATTGGCAAAGCACAAACCATACAAAGACTTGTTGAAATCTGGGAGGAAGGTGCAAGGGCTACACACAAAGATTTAAGCGAAAATGAAATTGCGGGTATGAGAGAGGAAATACGGGAGGCTATATTAAAATCTAAAAATTTACTTATAGCGCAAAAAAATGAAGAATGGTTAGGTTTTATTGAGATAGAAAAAAATGAAATTGCAATGCTTTTTGTCGCTCCAAAAGCCTTTAGAAAGGGTGTGGGCAAGGCACTGCTCAAAGAGGCATTTATGCGGTATTTAGGTGCATTTGAAGTGATAAAGGTTAATAGTCTTGAGTGGGCTTTAGGATTCTATCAGGCTTTGGGGTTTGCAAAAACAGGAAAAAAGCCTATCCCTGCGGGGAGTGCTGGCGCATTTTCACCCGAACTTATCCCTCTAAGCATTGCGCGTGAGAGTTTGCAAAAGTCTTTGGGGCTTGAGGGAGCGAGTGAGAGGGTGCGTTGCGCTTGGGCTACCGATAAGGACGAGGCGGCGCGTAAGCTCTATGAGGACTATCACGATAACGAATGGGGTGTGCCACTCCACGAGGATAAGAAGCTTTTTGAGTTCCTTTTGCTAGAGGGTTTTCAAGCGGGACTTTCTTGGATTACAATCCTTAAAAAGCGTGAGCATTTTAGGGCAGTGTTTGATGACTTTGATTATCATAAAATCATCACTTATGATGAAAGTAAAATAGAATCTTTAATGCACAATGAGGGGATTATTAGGAATCGCGCTAAAATAGAATCTGCAATTTCTAATGCTAAGGCATTTTTGGCTGTGCAAAGGGAGTTTGGGAGCTTTGATAAATATATTTGGGGCTTTGTCAATCATAAGCCCATTATCAATACCTTTGAGAGCATTGCAGATTTGCCCGCTACTACGCCATTATCCGATACAATTAGCAAGGATTTAAAAAAGCGTGGATTTAAATTCGTAGGCAGCACGATTGTATATGCGTTTATGCAGGCGGTGGGGATTGTAAATGACCACCTTACCTCGTGCTTTAAGCGCAATTCGTCTTTGGGTATGCAATGCGATAAGGTTTTGGATTTTTCGCAAGGCATGGACACCAAGTCCGCTAACCTTACAAAAAATCCAAAAAACTTACACAGCTATACTGCGTGCAGTGGCAAAGCTACAAACCCACACTTGCAAAACACTAGAATTGTGGATTCTCAACATACAGAATCTAGCGACACTAAAGGGCAAAGCCATTTAGAATCTGGTGCAGATTCAGGTTCGGCAGTATCTTTGAGGGATTTTAAGAGTTGTGAAGGTGCGACACGAGGGAGTTACCTTGAGGGTAATGACAGAAGTGGAGTAGCAAACTCTCTTAAAATCACCAAAGAGACAACGAGTAAAGTGTTGTGTGCAGTGAGTGGGGGGGTAGATTCTAGTGTCGTTGCAGCGTTGCTTTATCGTGCCATTGGGGAGAATCTTATTCCGGTGTTTGTGGATACCGGACTTTTGCGCAAGGGTGAGAGAGAGGCAGTGGAGAAAATGTTTAGAGAAAATCTCAAAGTGCCGCTGATTACTGCGGACGCAAGTGAGTTATTTTTAAGTCGGCTTAAAGGTGTGATTGACCCCGAGATTAAGCGTAAAATTATCGGCGAGACCTTCATTGAAGTCTTTGAAAAAGAGGCGAAAAAGCATAATACAAAAGGCGAGATAAAGTTCCTCGCGCAAGGCACACTTTATCCTGATGTGATAGAATCTGTGAGCGTGAAGGGACCCTCTAAGACGATAAAGTCGCATCACAATGTCGGCGGGCTGCCTGAATGGATGAAGTTTGAGCTGATTGAGCCATTACGAGAGCTATTTAAAGATGAAGTGAGGGCGTTAGGGCGAGAGCTAGGAATGCCTGAATCTATGCTAATGCGCCACCCATTCCCGGGACCCGGGCTTGCCATACGCATTATGGGAGAGGTGAATAAGGCGGATTTGGATTTGCTGCGTGAGGCGGATTCTATCTTTATAGACGAGCTACATAAACAAGGCTATTATGATAAAGTATGGCAGGCGTTTTGTGTGCTGCTCAATGTGCGAAGCGTTGGCGTAATGGGCGATAATCGCACTTATGATAATACAATTTGTGTGCGTGCGGTGGAAGCGATTGATGGAATGACCGCAACTTTTGCGCATTTACCTCACGATTTTTTAGAGGGCGTAAGTAATAGAATCATCAACGAAGTAGAGGGCATTAACCGCGTGGTGTATGATATTACTAGCAAACCCCCAGGCACGATTGAGTGGGAGTAG